In the Ornithodoros turicata isolate Travis chromosome 5, ASM3712646v1, whole genome shotgun sequence genome, CGACATTCCTCAGAATACTCCACCGGAAGATGCGATACAGTCACATGATCGAGCGCGTGCGCTCAACGTGCGCGTGCACTGCTGACCGTTGGGAACATACTCAACAAAACGTAACTTAATTCTGCCCCGTGAGcaccttttcgctttttcttccgctagaacATTCCGTGGGGATATCGTTCGTGTAAATACACGTTTAGGCCCCGTTAGCACCATCCCGTGCACTACACAAGCGAAAAAACacatcaaaaacaaaaggcaaaCCTTCACTCGTTCAAGGTGCTTCTGTAGAGCTTCAGAGGACTGCCGACCAGCTCGTGTCCGTTTACACTTCTTATTGACATGATACCTTTTCAAGGCGTTGTTTTTACATCCACCGCCCATCCTGGTAACAAGTTTCGTGAACTGAAGCACGCCTTCCAGAAACTGATCCAGGGCGCGATTGGTATAACAGACCACCAAGATGGGACCTTGGCCGTCACCCCATACAGCGTCGTTCTCCAGCAGCGTCTGAACAATCTTCAAACCCATGTAGGTCTTTCCCGTTCCCGGAGGTCCCTGTATGACGCCTAGTTCATGGGTTAGAGCGTACTGAAGAGCCTCCAGTTGGGAGCTGTCCAGTTGGAGTTCTTCCGCCTTTGGCCAGCTGTCTCGGTCGAGCAGGGTCACCTTTCGGCGAGTACCACCAGGTGCCTCTAGGAGACACGTTATGTCCAACGTCGTCGAATTATTCACGTAACTTGGATGGAAAACGACAGATTCCGCACCTGCAACGGCGTGTAGTTGTGTGAAAATGTGACGAATGAGGGAAAAACTGATACAAACAATGATACGCCTGTGCCGTCAACAGTGCAAGAGTTTATGTTCCTAATGTGGTCAGCTGCCACTCTAAGAAACGTAGGTACTGTCGCAATGCTTGAAACATATTGGGAAGGTTCTATCTTCGTTCTGTGAGTTGCAACCGGTCAGACAAAGAGTTCTGTGTACTCCTGTATTTTGCTCGCCAAAAGACGTTATGATAGCTATCTGTGCAAAACAGTTTTGTTGCGTGGCCTGCCATGAACTGTCCTGGGATTCCAGAGAACGCTCTTCCTGCGTTACATATAGCCACACGAGACATGCTCCAATAGGTAACACTAAGTCATGAAATGCTATATTCTTCAACATTCTATATAAATCACGCATGCCGGGAAGCACACGATGTGCTCAAACGCGTGCGTATAGTCGATGGGGAAAGGAAAATACATATATTACGGAAGCGCCCACAACCTAAGATCACGTGGTGACATTCTTCCCTTCGTACCAGGAATACTCGAATATAGTAACGACGTTGGGCTGTATCAGCTCACCTACGATGTACTTTTCCAGTGGAAGACCGTGCGTGTTTTGCAGAGCCTGGAATACATGACGATAACCCTCGAAGTATGCGATGCTTTCCAGAACAACAAACTGGCCCGTGACTGCGCAGCTACAATTCCAGAATGTGACTTCAACGACGCCTCTGCCGAGCATACTTGGAGTGGCACGAGACACCGTAGCCACCTGGATTGTCTCGAAGTTGTCCTTACTGAAGCCAAGCAGCGATCCAGTCATGAAGCGCCTCGTTCCCTTCCAGCGTATCTTTGAGAAACTCGAGGCGTCGAACTGCACGACGTATACCCTTCCATCTGCGTTGACGGAAGAGGAAATGACAACGCCGGAATGGACGTTGACGCCGTCCAACTTGTGGAATATTTCTTTCCTGCACAGAAATACATCGGCTTAGTTATACGTAAAACTAATTATCTCGCGCCCGTTTTAAATTACCAAGAATCGCAGACCGTTGTAATGCTTCAAATGCTCCCCGCGAAGTCTCAATAGATCGCACGCAatcgtgttttttttgttttttttttcagaacgtTGCGAACTTTTTGAAAttctgttagcgccgcgaagcaactgtggctatgagcggtgtataGAAGTGGCCAGATcgagtgaggacagcaggaaggagtgggggacagggggtgttagtatgcgtcctgggctgacttcagggggaactgaggacattcgtctagaaagtcttcgaaaaagcCCAgaaaaacctcggacagcacagccggtggtaggattcgaacccactacctcccagtcttcagcacgaccttggctaccatcaacgagcgggacgccgtAACCTACTCTGCCGCTGGTCTAAAAAGAAGTGGTAGAACGTGTGGATGCATTCTCGTAATGTGTAACGTTATTTTGTACTTGCAGTGAATGAGTAGACTACATGCTTGCCCAAATCCTACGAGGTGCTCCCGCAAATGCTTCTTACGTTGGGATGTTATTCCTGAAAAACAGCTCATGCGCGCAAGCACACTCTGCGTACTGTGCATGCTATGCTCTAGCAggtacgatccactaaaaccTTCCTGAAATGTCCATCTCACAGTATGGTTACTGGCATATATCAACGCAAAAATAAAATACGATACAGATGCGGCATAGTAACGATATAAGCGCATGGTATCGATAAACATGGGTGGCTCGGACAAAGCTGATCAATTTTTGAGCAAGAGACGGCAAGTTTCGCAATATTCGGGCATTATACGAAGTTTACCTGTATCTATGTCCACGGGCTTGCTGTGTCCGGGCGCACTCCCTTATCCCTTCCCGAAGCGGACGGACGAAATCCTCACGAAGCAGCCTAAACTGGACGTCCAGATAGTGCTCCCTGCTATTATACGACCCACGGACACGATTAGGCGTCAAATCAGGCAATTCTCTGGCTAGCAACTCTTCAGATGCTGGAACGACTGGGAGAGTTCTGAAGTCCGGGTGGGACAACACACGTTGTCTACCCAGCATGGCGCCACTCGTCGCAAACGCTTCCAACTTCACGGCCCTATTGTAGACGTCGTCGATGCCTAATTGTGATTCACGCAATGAGTCAACCATCGCCGTTATGTAGGGTAGTAGGCTAAGGAAGGTGTCCGTATTCAGAACAAATTCCTTTATAGCCTCCAAGAGGTCCAGTAGGTGAACGAGGGATTCCAGCTGAAAAAGCAGGCACTTGCTTAATCCTTTTCTAGTTCTGTAAATAACCCAGCACAGAACACTGGGTTAACTGCGTAACTTCAAGCGTGACAAGTCAAGCTCAGGGCAAGTCAACTACAACAGGTCAACTTCGCCCACAAGTCTGAAGAAGTCTGATCCGCCTAGGAGCGCGCATGCCTTCGCGCCCGCATGCTTCAAACTTAGACATCACGTTGCCAAAACATACTCGTCGAAGACCACGTACTAATTGCGTACTTTTGAAGCAAAGCACATAAAATATTCTCACTAACAAAACAATGCGTCCTTACCTGCTGAGAACAGTCTTCGAGCGACGAAACCTCGAACGCAAATTTTGGAAGCGTCTTCCTCGCAGAGTTTTCCGATGTAGCTGTCTTCCTAAGAAGGTCCCGAAGTCTGGGAGAGCCGCGGTCGCAGTGCGAACACAGGAGACTGAGCACCGCGAATGCCCACTTGAGGTCCCGGAAGCCTAGGTCGCCGCACTCCAGGAACGCGTCAAAACTAAAGGATGAAGAATGGTACACAGGCAAAGCCCTCGGAAGAAAGCCCACGACGGATGGTCCCTTCTACGAAGACACTGAGAAGGCACAGGCAGAACGCTGCATCAGGTCATACCTATCTCGCGACAAATTGTGGAATGCATCAGCGCGTGCCTTCTTCAACGTCTCTACATGCACGTGATGATACTTCCTCTTCATCAGGGACTTTCTTGGGATGTTATATCTTAGTCTTGCGGGGTCATAATCGGTGGGCAGCAATGACCAGAAACGTCAAGAAAGTGCGCATCTAGAGTGTGTCTTAAAACAATTATTATGGTTTGTGTGCATGTACATGTCACTCTCTTAGAGGCTTTGTTTTTGTAAGCACTTCTCAAAGAATTGGAGGATGCCAAGTTTTTGGCTAAAATCGCGTTTTAAAATGTAGCCTCTGGATCTGTCCTAGGCGGGAAATCTGTCTGACAAAACGTGCTCAAATCTTGACTGTCCCGCAACACTTCCTTCGGTATCAGGTTTTTCGTTGGTCGTAGGTCAAACGTAACGCTGTATAGACCGTTACGTCAAGACGGGTACACAACCGCATCAAAATGAAACGTGCAATGTATGTCACGGTATGGTACACCAAGTACGCTTTGAAACGCTGCGAGTATTTTTCGCGTTCCTTAATTATGTACAAATCCTGGTGATACATGCATGTGGCTTTCGTTCCAAACTAGCCAATAGTTCGAAACCACTATTATCCCTATCCATGTGTCATGAGCGCAATTGAACTCGACGAAGATTGGTGCAACACCGCCACCTAAATTTTTTCCGCACGGCACAAGGCGTACAGGCAATGGATATAGAGATATACATATATCATTGCTTGCATAAAACAAGCGGGTGTCCTCCTTGTCGATTGCGTCATTTGTCTTTTTCGGGTTTCCAGGTAAGTGTAGTCATTTGTCGAGAGTACTTTGTTCGAACATGTCGCTGTGAAAAATGACAAGATAATGCGGATTAAAACATCGCTCGTTTTTACAAGCAATGTACTGAGTGTCGGTTAGTTATAGGAtaaggtggtctatgttgaagacagctgaactattttgttaatagctGCCAGAATAATCGCCTGAATTGTACCATTATTGGTTAACTGGATccccaaacctttgagaaatgatccacaaattactgtggtgctaaaccaCGACCCAAAAATGACAGtctacatattttcatcaatttaccccaccctatgggtaagttgaggacatcaaaaaattagtgccgggtttaaattttgtcttttgttttgggccagccgaaacggtcagccacgagtagTGCACACAGAAACACAGGACAATGACACAGCATCATAACAGTGAGGTCATACGTTTCTTTTCCCCCAAAGCTCCTGGATATGCTGCGAACAGTAGGTTTATCTGCCAAAAATTAGCACGAAGCGGTTCTCGAAAACCGCCTGGAAGCACCTCACGTCGTGGCATCCGCTTCCCGACTGGGACGTCTTGGCGCCGCCTGAAGAAACCAATGTGAGAGACAAGCCTTTGGTGTCCGGTCTGGCCTGGTCTGTATAGTGGGGGCACTACTGGCATGGCAACCCGAAAGATTGCCACAAAGGCTCTTTGTAGCCATTATACTAATATTTGTAACCAGACAAAGGATTTCGGTCAATTCCAGAGTGATAAACACGAGCGACTAGACACAGCTACAATACACAAATCTTCAGCTTATCATTTCGAAATACCAGAGAGATGAGGTGCCCACGGATCTGAGCCGGAGCGCCACCACTGCAGTGTAATCCCAAGACAGGCACTAAGATGATCGCTGTTCTGTACGTGTGGGCTTCAACAGATCGGGAGATTGGGACCATGGGCATTCCCAGGGGAGAGGGGGTAGAGCGTGCAACCCAGTCAGCTTTTTTCTGGAGACGGATGCCGCGGACTGtgcggttcagaggtgaatatTTGTAGAAAAATCATGgctatgaataaagagtgcactattttcacagGTGACCTCGAAGCCCCCCTCCTCTTCACCCCGTCTCAATACGCCCATGATTGGGCGACACATCACATCTAGAAACTGGAGATATGAAATATTCTTTATCTGTAAAAGTCTGATTTTGTTATGACATTGAGATCAGTGGAGAGAAGAGGGCGATTATGGCGAATGCACATCATATACATCGCTGCAGTAtttcgaaaccaaaacaaacaCTATGTAAAAGCAAGACAAGTATGTTCAGCGGGCCTATTGAAGTCACTTGTCGCAGGGTTGCTTCTTTGCAATGAGACCACGGAGGTAGGCATCAAGTGAGCCTTGTCCGGCAACCGCTTCATAAACGTAATGCTCACTCCCGATGTCATGCAGAGCCTTTCGCTTTTGTTTGTTCATCCTGGCGATGTACTTCTTGACACGTTGACCGAACCTACGGGGTGACAAGAAAGGTATCCAGGCATTAGAGAAGCGAAAGACGTCGGAACTGCTGCGTTCCATAATCCAAGAAAACGCGTGTCCCCTGCAACTCCCGTATAGCGGCTCGTATGGTGTGAAATTTATATTAGACTATTCTCGATGGATGTTGCACGAAGCTACGGGGAGTTCGCAGTAGCCAAAGGATGTTAAAAGCTGCCAAGTCTGCGGGGGTTGGGGTCGTTCCTAAGGGATTATACCAGGTTTCGTGGGCTAACTACTCAGTGGGCTAAGGTCAGTTGAACAGAACCACAAAAGTATTTCGAACCCAAGAAGTTACAATGTCGTTGCAAGCCCGATTCCTTAGTTGCTCCGCGTTACCCGTTCCACACCACGAAACTTGTGGCGTACCTCAGACAATGCCTGGCGGGCGTCGAGCATCTAGGGCACAAAAGGGGGTCATCATCGGGGGCTGTGGAACAAGCTCTCCTCAAATCTTCCTctggcacagaatgtccgcagTCTCCGAGCGCCACGAGGAGAACATTTAGGGACGTTCCCGCTGCTTCCCCGTACTCTTTCGGCTTGCAAacactatggtgagctagaaggactggtgtgcttaccggcctatccaatgcatgggagcgcgtggtcgcggaaatggcacccggtgacgtaagattgtttacatggatgcgctgacgctcgctgcgcgcctCGCGGAACGATTTTTGTGGTGCTCCGAGATGCTCTTTTGCTTCGAGACACGTGCCTTCCCGTGAAACGCGGAACCTTGCACCGTGCTGACTAAGAAATCAAACAGCGTCGGTGGATGGCGTCACGAGCCGCGAGCTCTCGCGCTGTTCAACTTCGTTTTCGTTTGCTTATGCTGCCTCACGCTTTGTGCGTGATGCTTGCAACATAACATTATTATTACACGAACGCATCATGACATCTTTCAGTGCCTTGTAACACtctccattcctcatcttaaaaataaagttcttgtttCGATGGGTTTCTTTGGTGGCTTAGAGTATAGTGGTGCAGGCAGCGTTGCTGCCACACGTCTAAACTATGCTTGTAATAATACCCCTACTACAGGTGGGCGGGAAACAAAGGGtgcgagtgtcacaaaaaaattgGCGGttgtaaagggggggggggcatcctGATTGTATGGTACGGGTACTTGGAGGACGCATTTGGAAATGTAAAGCACACAGTCCCGTGACTATATCGCTTAATTATAACCTGGCTGCTTATTTTGTTTGCGTTCAATATCTCTATTCATACGACGACCATCATTCAGGCACAAGCATGACAGGATTCCGTCTCCTGGAAGGGGTCCACTAATCACCGTTACCGGGACACCACGGTATAAGTACCGCATGTCGGCATAGACGCATTGTGGATATTAAATTTTCACACATCTTTTTAGCATAGTTTTTGGAAACCTTCTGTGGTTCCTAACTTAGAGCACTTAAAATGAGCTGGTGTGGCTCGAGCAACACAACGTGCAGGGTTAGGGCCTCCAAGCCGTGTTCACGTCAAGCGCGGTTCGGATTCGTGTCCACTCCGAACAGTCCCGGGCCCTGAGTCGTTGCCcagcctttttgtttgtttttgtgagCAGTCCCCTTTCACATCGTGTCCGGCCGCGGACGAGCAGAGAAGTGGTATAAGTCTTTTACCCAGCAACGGTCCCTCGATCGCTCGAAACGGAGAGGGCGATCAAGGTGTAGTGGTCCAGCTCAGTTCTCGGCGGTTGGGTAAATCTTAGTCGCTTCGGGTATGGTCCGGATCAGAAACGCAGAGGCGTGCAGTGCTTTATTGCAACAGGTACTATGCTTCGCCGACCAGTGCTTCATCAAATAAGGTTACCATATGTCCTACACTCCACAATGCATTTCGTGTAAATAGTGCGGCTACAATAGATGTAGCATCAGTACTTGTTGTGTTTGTGTAATAAGCCTCCTGACGTCTATTTGCCATACTATACTGGAACGTTAAGGTGGTGTACCGGTACAAAATAAACGTTTTGTTAGACAAGCACACAGGATAGAATGTCAAGAACCTCGGCGATAGTGCACCTGCTGTTCACGTCCACATTACAACTGCATAAAATCACTTCCTGTCGCTAGCTAATCTTTTTCGAATGAGAGTACACAAAATAAAGGAAGTGCGGTTTCGGAGACCAATCATTTGGTGTAAAGTGTATGTGTGCTGCTTCATGTGTCATCTGTTGGGCACGAGTGCGCAATAACAAGAATGGAAGAACGTAGCTAAAGTTGGAGATGCCaatgagaaaaaataaaatatttatgTACTGCCCTGCGTCAGAGTGCCTTTCTTCTGCGGTTATTCCCCAGCTGTAACGTGGGAAGGTGCAGGCAGTGAGAAAGTATTATTAGTTCTCAagattctaaaaaaaaaaaaaaaaagtgatacaTCATGAAACAACGGAACATTTCAATCGTGGGTAGTTCATTCGCGCGCGGAAAGCTTTTCTGTatcaataagaaagaaaaaggaaaagaaagcagcGACATTCGTCACAGGCCACAATACGTGATAACGCGAACAGATAAAGCGTTTTTCTAGAGACAAATGTGGAATATTTAAGTGTGCCGAAATTAAGGTATGGAAGAACAAGCTGCCGAAGTGCTGAATCGCAGGTAGAGATGTGAAGTGTCCTAACCAGGTCTCGAGTACTGCAACTCACGTGAATCTGTCTCCAAATTTAGGGACACTTTAATGTACTTATGGTACTGATATTTCTTGTTATAATTGGAgtactttcttttttatgaccttTCCTTTGTTCGCTGTAGATTTTTGGCGCTAAAGTGTCAAGCAAGGAGACTGCACAATCGTCGCTCAAAATATCCTGGCTCTTCCCATGACCGAAGTGGTCTTACATAAGTAATACTTAATCTAGTCACCACAGTCTGCAGTTCGAGCTAACTCATGGTTCATGCTAGTCCTTATGTAATGTTGCGTGACGCTTTCAGTGCCATTTGGATACTCTCACTGGAGAAAAAGTTTGGTCGATGGGCGTCTTAGTTTACTCAAGTGCCCTTGGCAGTTGGCACCCATCAGGTTGCTGGTGTGAATGCCATCGCGCAACTGTGATAAGTAATTTACTGTAGGATGTCATTTTCGATGCACAACCATATACTGTACGCAGCTCAGTTTCTGTAACAAGCACTTTAGTCCAGTCCGTGTACGGTACCGGTACAGCGAACGATCTTCTGGAAAAGCAATGTACCGGCGGTGGTTAATTGCGGGTCCTATCATCATCCCATGTATGTGTGTGCACGATGTGTATTCGGTTGCGACTAGCGTGCGATTACCTCCACCTACTACCTCATCCTACGATGTTCACAATGATTACCTCGTGTAGaatcagggccggcgataggaggggggggggagtaagtGGACCGCCTTAAGGCCCGCGCTTGCATAgaccccgcgcacgaagccttcaaccagggattacttattttttttttaatatcaagtatgcacttaatcgtgtgaaacaggccccgcgatgtgcctttgccccAAGCCTCGCatacccctagcaccggccctgtgTAGAATTTACTAATTGTCGTACTCATCCTCGCAATCCCTTTTCAAGGAGTCTCATTGATGCTCCTTTTACTTTTTTGAGAGCGATGTACTGCATCATATCGGGAATGTTGATGGCATCTGGCaagattagagtcactaaataaggcaAGATCACCGGCTGTTGTTACTAGCTTGTTACGCCTTCCCCAATGGTTTCGCGATAAAACTGTATCCACATATTTGTCTTTGAAGCCGGACAATCACGGCAATGCAACGATCAAGCAGCGTTCCGTTTACATTTCTACAGTTCCTCTGTTCCTACAGTTCCTACCACCTCTCTTCTCTGTGCCACATTCCTTATTCACAAAGGCATTATTGAATGagtattttctgtattttttttctcagctcaGACACCTTCTGTTCATAGATTTTGAACAGAGACCTTCTGCTCATAGAAACGTAAATTTCTGATGATTCTTGATTTTCTGTGATTGGGTGACACGAGTTGGTTTAGGTATTAGTTCCTCGACAATTTCAAACACTCTGAATGTATTAACATGTATCGCTACATATCCGAAAATGGAAAATACTGATCTCCGCAGGAACGACATCAGTTGATTTCCAGAACATATAATAAATCTCAGTGTGTCTCTATGTGCGAAACTTATTCACACCAAAGAATTCCAAGGATACCTTAACTGTCGCACACAAGCTGCATTCACACACTACACGCAGCGTGGAACGGGATGTATAACGAAATCCAAACGTAACCAGGTAACTCAAAATACTGTAGCGAAAATTTTGCCACCTTCTTGTAATGTGCCCAAACGGGAGAATCATCGACTGACATTTTCCTTCCTGAACATCAAGGCGCTACCTGTagcatacattaaaaacaaaaacatcacTGCCAATTCCTAGGCAGAACCCTGCACTGACTTCAAGCACGCCCCGTTTTCAGCAGTTTATCAAGTTTATCAGCGTGACACACCAGCACGCGCACATCTTTCTTTCCCTAGAATTTGCGCCGTACTGCTTCAATATCGCCTATCGAAGGTACTCTGGGGTTCTCCACGTTGCTCTTTGCACATAGGGCCACGTGACCACCAGGGCGCGCGCAGCGTGAGCGAGCCGAGCCcttcgtagccacctgtcggcaggcccgtcggcaCGACCCGTTTGCAACCGCCGTTcaacacaccagtccttctagctcaccatacaaACACTGCATAGCGTCGGACAGGGCTCGCCGCAGGCTCCGAGACAAGCATGACCACAGGGCAGCAGTCTCGCGCAGCGATGGTCGCAGGGAGGCCGTGTACAAGGTTCGCAACACAAGGCATCGCAACGATAGTGCGGACACGACCACGTGCAGGGTTCTCCGCAAGGTGGACACGGATAACCACACACAGTCGGACACGGGCCGTGAGGGCAGGACATTGGACATGATAGCTGGCACGGGTATGGACACGGCGTTTTGTAGCAGGCGGCAGGGCACGGATGACCGCAGGCAAGAGACCGAGGACAAGGTTCTAAGCAAGGAAATTCCTTTTCCCGCAGACTGCACGGAACGATATCTTTGTGGCCGCAAGCTCTGTCCAAAGTAACATACTTGTTGCACGTACTTGCGCAAGGTTCATTGCAGGCATTCCAGCAAGGATGACCGCATTGTAGGATAGCTGGACAAGGTGCACGGCACAGCCTAGAAATGGGAGAGGGATCCTTCTGCTGCCAACATGGAACTACAACGGTGTGTCCAGATAAGCACAGAGCGGCTACTTCGGCCCTGCAAACGTGGCTACAAGCTCTGGTGCATCTGAAGCGGCATGTGT is a window encoding:
- the LOC135394802 gene encoding NFX1-type zinc finger-containing protein 1-like isoform X1, with the translated sequence MVDSLRESQLGIDDVYNRAVKLEAFATSGAMLGRQRVLSHPDFRTLPVVPASEELLARELPDLTPNRVRGSYNSREHYLDVQFRLLREDFVRPLREGIRECARTQQARGHRYRKEIFHKLDGVNVHSGVVISSSVNADGRVYVVQFDASSFSKIRWKGTRRFMTGSLLGFSKDNFETIQVATVSRATPSMLGRGVVEVTFWNCSCAVTGQFVVLESIAYFEGYRHVFQALQNTHGLPLEKYIVGAESVVFHPSYVNNSTTLDITCLLEAPGGTRRKVTLLDRDSWPKAEELQLDSSQLEALQYALTHELGVIQGPPGTGKTYMGLKIVQTLLENDAVWGDGQGPILVVCYTNRALDQFLEGVLQFTKLVTRMGGGCKNNALKRYHVNKKCKRTRAGRQSSEALQKHLERVKTLSTLAQTVFSVPEEEDVVKLLMHVMSKACCQSFLQAVFDEHSFCQVFRVWLRMDQTKALFLNQCSKKDTSVHKAKKGSNRRDLDTSSWEAHLRNIIKEGDRATGDDHVEDVWTLRSRERWKLYRYLVDNLTSVIDTFQTSEMTTMEDMQERMAHSRLMADLPVLRASKVIGMTTTCAAKYQALLREVQPRIVIVEEAAEVLEAHVVTSLAPQTQHVILIGDHQQLRPPTNVHELSIRFGQRVKKYIARMNKQKRKALHDIGSEHYVYEAVAGQGSLDDYLRGLIAKKQPCDK